One genomic region from Thermotoga sp. encodes:
- a CDS encoding HD domain-containing protein, with product MLYLAVQVPFESFVKIFHRFGILEYRNFVKHFVQVAKITGGLVKRLSLSVDLDYAYLSGLVHDTGLVLVASTQDYK from the coding sequence CAAGTTCCTTTTGAATCCTTCGTGAAAATATTCCATCGATTTGGAATTCTTGAGTACAGAAATTTTGTGAAGCACTTCGTCCAGGTTGCAAAAATTACAGGAGGGCTGGTAAAAAGACTCTCCCTTTCAGTAGATCTGGACTACGCCTATCTTTCTGGATTGGTGCACGACACTGGACTCGTTCTTGTGGCATCCACACAGGATTATAAA